Proteins encoded within one genomic window of Bacillus sp. F19:
- the leuS gene encoding leucine--tRNA ligase yields MSFKHEKVEKKWQNYWLENKTFKTTEDKGKPKFYALDMFPYPSGAGLHVGHPEGFTATDILSRVKRMQGFNVLHPMGWDAFGLPAEQYALDTGNDPAEFTAKNIDTFRRQIQSLGFSYDWDREINTTDPEYYKWTQWIFLQLYKKGLAYVDEVAVNWCPALGTVLANEEIIDGKSERGGHPVERRPMKQWMLKITAYADRLIEDLDEVDWPESIKEMQRNWIGRSEGAHVHFVIDGHDESFTVFTTRPDTLFGATYAVLAPEHALIKEITTADQKEAVAAYIDKVKSKSDLERTDLAKEKTGVFTGAYAINPANGEKMPIWIADYVLVSYGTGAIMAVPAHDERDYEFAKTFGLPIKEVVEGGNVEEEPYTGDGLHVNSDFLNGLNKQDGIENMINWLETNQKGEKKITYRLRDWLFSRQRYWGEPIPIIHWEDGTMSAVPEDQLPLTLPKTTEIRPSGTGESPLAVIEEWVNVTDPETGKKGRRETNTMPQWAGSCWYYLRYIDPKNSEHLADPEKIKEWLPVDTYIGGAEHAVLHLLYARFWHKVLFDLGIVPTKEPFQKLFNQGMILGENNEKMSKSKGNVVNPDDIVASHGADTLRLYEMFMGPLEASIAWSEKGLDGARRFLDRVWRLFVEDNGALSPKITDEMSDSLERVYHQTVKKVTEDYEGLRFNTAISQLMVFINDAYKATVLPKAYMEGFVKLLSPVAPHLAEELWEKLGHEGTVSYETWPAYDEGKLVEDEVEIVVQVNGKLKAKLNVPKDATREEMQEIALSDATVKEQVDGKTVRKIIAVPGKLVNIVAN; encoded by the coding sequence ATGAGTTTTAAGCACGAGAAAGTTGAGAAAAAATGGCAGAATTACTGGCTTGAAAATAAAACGTTTAAAACAACAGAGGACAAAGGTAAACCGAAATTTTACGCCCTTGATATGTTTCCATATCCATCAGGTGCAGGCTTGCACGTTGGCCACCCTGAAGGCTTCACGGCAACTGATATTTTGTCCCGTGTTAAACGGATGCAGGGGTTCAATGTTCTTCATCCGATGGGCTGGGATGCATTCGGTCTTCCAGCTGAGCAGTACGCACTCGACACAGGTAATGATCCTGCTGAATTTACAGCAAAAAATATTGATACGTTCCGCCGTCAAATTCAGAGCCTTGGCTTTTCATATGACTGGGACCGTGAAATCAATACAACAGATCCTGAGTATTACAAATGGACACAATGGATCTTCCTTCAATTATATAAAAAAGGTTTGGCATACGTAGATGAAGTGGCAGTAAACTGGTGTCCTGCACTTGGAACAGTTTTGGCAAACGAAGAAATTATTGATGGCAAAAGTGAACGCGGGGGACACCCTGTTGAGCGCCGCCCAATGAAGCAATGGATGCTTAAAATTACAGCTTATGCTGACAGATTAATTGAAGACTTAGATGAAGTGGATTGGCCTGAGAGCATTAAAGAAATGCAGCGCAATTGGATTGGCCGCTCAGAAGGTGCTCACGTTCATTTTGTCATCGACGGTCATGATGAATCGTTTACTGTCTTCACTACTCGTCCCGATACGCTGTTCGGAGCTACTTATGCAGTACTTGCACCTGAGCATGCGCTTATTAAAGAAATTACAACTGCCGATCAAAAAGAAGCCGTTGCAGCTTATATCGATAAAGTGAAAAGCAAAAGTGATCTAGAACGAACAGATTTAGCTAAAGAAAAAACGGGTGTATTTACAGGAGCCTATGCAATAAATCCGGCAAATGGCGAGAAAATGCCAATCTGGATTGCCGATTATGTTTTAGTCAGCTATGGAACAGGAGCTATTATGGCAGTTCCGGCTCATGATGAGAGAGACTATGAGTTTGCAAAAACATTCGGCCTTCCTATTAAAGAAGTAGTAGAAGGCGGAAATGTTGAGGAAGAACCTTACACTGGCGATGGACTTCATGTAAACTCTGATTTCCTAAATGGCTTGAATAAACAGGACGGCATAGAAAACATGATTAACTGGCTTGAAACAAATCAAAAAGGCGAAAAGAAAATTACGTATCGTCTTCGAGACTGGTTATTTTCCCGTCAGCGCTACTGGGGTGAGCCAATCCCGATCATTCATTGGGAAGACGGCACAATGTCTGCTGTGCCAGAAGATCAGCTTCCGTTAACATTGCCGAAAACAACAGAAATTCGTCCATCCGGTACAGGTGAATCACCGCTTGCCGTGATTGAAGAATGGGTGAATGTGACAGATCCTGAAACTGGAAAAAAAGGAAGACGCGAAACAAATACAATGCCACAATGGGCCGGCAGCTGCTGGTACTACTTGCGCTACATTGATCCAAAGAATTCAGAGCATCTTGCTGACCCTGAAAAAATAAAAGAGTGGCTTCCTGTTGATACGTATATCGGCGGAGCCGAGCATGCTGTTCTTCACTTACTGTACGCAAGATTTTGGCATAAGGTTTTATTCGACCTTGGAATTGTGCCGACAAAAGAGCCATTCCAAAAATTGTTTAACCAGGGAATGATTCTTGGTGAAAACAATGAAAAAATGAGTAAATCTAAAGGGAACGTCGTTAATCCGGATGACATCGTAGCAAGTCACGGAGCGGATACTCTGCGTTTATACGAAATGTTCATGGGTCCGCTTGAAGCCTCAATTGCATGGTCTGAAAAAGGATTGGACGGAGCTCGCCGTTTCTTGGACCGTGTATGGCGTCTATTCGTTGAAGACAACGGGGCATTAAGTCCTAAAATTACAGATGAAATGTCTGACAGCTTAGAGCGTGTCTATCATCAAACGGTTAAAAAAGTAACTGAAGACTACGAAGGCTTGCGCTTTAACACAGCCATTTCTCAATTGATGGTCTTCATTAACGATGCATACAAAGCGACAGTACTTCCAAAAGCCTACATGGAAGGGTTTGTGAAATTATTGTCTCCAGTTGCTCCGCATCTTGCTGAGGAACTATGGGAAAAGCTTGGACATGAAGGAACCGTTTCTTATGAAACATGGCCCGCTTATGACGAAGGCAAATTAGTTGAAGATGAAGTTGAAATTGTCGTTCAGGTCAACGGCAAATTAAAAGCAAAATTAAATGTTCCAAAAGATGCAACACGCGAAGAAATGCAGGAAATTGCCCTGTCTGATGCCACAGTTAAAGAACAAGTAGACGGGAAAACGGTCCGTAAAATTATTGCGGTGCCAGGAAAGCTAGTAAACATTGTAGCAAACTAA
- a CDS encoding NCS2 family permease, which translates to MFKLKENQTTVRTEMLAGLTTFLTMVYIVVVNPIILADAGVPFDQVFTATIIAAIVGTLWMALAANYPIAIAPGMGLNAYFAYSVVGGHQVSYQIAFASVFVAGILFLILSLTPFREKLIEAIPANLKYGITAGIGLFIAFIGLRLTGIVTDHPENLVTLGDLTSPPVILALVGLAVTLVLMSLNVHGALFFGMIITGIIAFFTGELSFKEGFVSMPSLPEGFIILNPVEAIGQVIQHGLYGVVFSFLLVTIFDTTGTMIGVAQQAGLMKGNELPNARKALLADSAATTVGAMFGTSPTTAYIESSAGVAAGGRTGLTTLTVAVLFGLTAFFSPLVGAVSGIAAITAPALIIVGSLMMGNIAKINWNEIDEAFPAFLVIISMPLTSSIATGIALGFISYPLMKIAKGKWKEVHLFVYIFAVLFFIQLVFLGGH; encoded by the coding sequence ATGTTTAAATTAAAAGAAAATCAAACGACTGTGCGAACAGAAATGCTGGCAGGACTTACAACGTTTTTAACTATGGTTTACATTGTCGTCGTTAATCCTATTATCCTTGCAGACGCAGGTGTTCCTTTTGACCAGGTGTTTACAGCAACCATTATCGCCGCTATTGTCGGTACATTGTGGATGGCGCTTGCAGCGAACTATCCAATTGCAATTGCTCCTGGTATGGGATTGAATGCATATTTTGCTTATTCAGTTGTCGGTGGTCATCAAGTCAGCTATCAGATTGCATTTGCATCCGTATTTGTAGCGGGTATTCTTTTTCTGATCTTATCTTTAACTCCGTTCCGCGAAAAATTGATTGAAGCGATTCCGGCTAATTTAAAATATGGCATTACAGCAGGAATCGGTCTTTTTATAGCCTTTATCGGCCTGCGTTTAACTGGAATTGTAACGGATCATCCGGAAAACCTTGTAACGCTTGGAGATTTGACTTCTCCTCCTGTCATCCTCGCACTTGTTGGACTTGCTGTTACGCTTGTATTAATGAGCTTAAATGTACATGGCGCCCTCTTTTTCGGGATGATCATTACTGGTATTATTGCATTCTTTACTGGGGAACTTTCTTTTAAAGAAGGATTCGTTTCCATGCCGAGCCTGCCGGAAGGATTTATCATCTTAAATCCTGTTGAAGCAATCGGGCAAGTGATTCAGCATGGCCTTTATGGCGTTGTATTCTCTTTCCTGCTTGTTACTATCTTTGATACAACTGGAACAATGATTGGGGTAGCTCAGCAAGCAGGTCTAATGAAAGGCAATGAACTGCCAAACGCCCGCAAAGCCCTATTGGCTGATTCTGCTGCAACGACAGTTGGGGCGATGTTCGGAACAAGTCCTACAACGGCTTACATTGAATCTTCTGCGGGGGTTGCTGCAGGAGGACGTACTGGACTTACGACTTTAACTGTCGCTGTACTATTTGGTTTAACTGCTTTCTTCAGTCCGCTTGTCGGCGCTGTCTCTGGAATTGCTGCCATCACGGCACCTGCATTAATTATTGTCGGAAGCTTAATGATGGGCAACATTGCAAAAATTAACTGGAATGAAATTGATGAAGCATTCCCTGCGTTTCTTGTCATTATCAGCATGCCTCTTACATCAAGCATTGCAACGGGCATTGCACTTGGATTCATTTCATACCCTCTTATGAAAATTGCAAAAGGGAAATGGAAAGAAGTTCATCTGTTTGTTTACATTTTCGCTGTTTTATTCTTTATACAGTTGGTTTTCCTGGGCGGGCATTAA
- a CDS encoding DeoR family transcriptional regulator — translation MKPSTNRMLTRIKSVYMFIHERGTVTTQQLVDEFGITPRTIQRDLNVLAYNDLVRSPSRGKWTITQKKVRKMSS, via the coding sequence TTGAAACCTTCAACAAACCGTATGCTAACTCGTATCAAATCTGTCTACATGTTTATCCATGAAAGAGGTACTGTGACAACTCAGCAGCTTGTCGACGAATTTGGTATTACACCACGAACCATTCAAAGAGATTTAAATGTGTTAGCGTATAATGACCTGGTTCGGAGCCCAAGCAGAGGCAAATGGACAATTACACAAAAGAAGGTTAGAAAAATGTCTTCTTAA
- a CDS encoding NAD(P)/FAD-dependent oxidoreductase — MKYDVVIIGGGPSGLMAAIAAGEQGSNVLLLDKGNKLGRKLAISGGGRCNVTNRLPIDEIVKHIPGNGRFLYSAFSEFSNEDIIRFFENLGIQLKEEDHGRMFPVSDKAQSVVDALLDQLKKLHVTIRTNEPVETVDFIEGKAAGVLLKNGEYISTNAVVIAVGGKSVPHTGSTGDGYAWAEKAGHTITELFPTEVPITSNEPFIQEKTLQGLSLRNVALSVLNPKGKVIKTHQMDMIFTHFGISGPAVLRCSQYVVKAMKKFKTTSIPMSIDSFPDQNAKELFQQTVKLLKAEPKKAVKNVLKGFLSERYLHFLLERNGIDQQVTFANLSMEKLRGFVRDCKQFQFNVHGTLSIDKAFVTGGGVSVKEIHPKQMASKLMNGLYFCGEILDIHGYTGGYNITSALVTGRLAGKNAAEYVKEAAIL; from the coding sequence ATGAAATATGATGTGGTTATTATCGGAGGCGGCCCTTCTGGTTTAATGGCGGCAATTGCTGCCGGAGAACAAGGCTCAAATGTACTCCTGCTTGATAAAGGAAATAAACTCGGAAGAAAACTCGCGATTTCCGGCGGCGGCCGCTGCAATGTAACGAACCGTCTGCCGATCGATGAAATTGTAAAGCATATCCCGGGAAATGGACGATTTTTATATAGCGCTTTTTCAGAATTCAGCAATGAAGATATCATTCGCTTTTTTGAAAACCTTGGCATACAGCTGAAAGAAGAAGATCACGGAAGGATGTTTCCTGTATCAGATAAGGCTCAGTCTGTTGTAGATGCCTTACTGGATCAGCTGAAAAAACTCCATGTGACAATAAGGACAAATGAACCTGTTGAAACCGTAGATTTTATAGAAGGCAAAGCCGCGGGAGTTCTTTTAAAGAACGGAGAGTACATCAGCACAAATGCTGTAGTTATTGCAGTCGGCGGTAAAAGTGTTCCCCACACAGGAAGCACGGGTGACGGCTATGCTTGGGCTGAAAAAGCCGGCCATACCATTACAGAGCTCTTTCCTACAGAAGTTCCGATTACTTCAAATGAACCATTCATTCAGGAAAAAACATTGCAGGGTCTGTCGCTCAGGAATGTTGCATTAAGTGTCCTGAATCCGAAAGGAAAAGTCATAAAGACTCACCAAATGGACATGATTTTCACCCACTTCGGCATATCAGGCCCAGCTGTCCTGCGCTGCAGTCAGTATGTTGTAAAAGCAATGAAAAAGTTCAAAACAACTTCCATTCCAATGAGCATCGATTCTTTTCCTGATCAAAATGCAAAGGAATTATTCCAGCAAACGGTTAAGCTGTTGAAAGCAGAACCTAAAAAGGCCGTTAAAAATGTATTAAAAGGATTTCTTTCTGAACGATATCTTCACTTTTTATTAGAGCGGAACGGAATTGACCAGCAGGTGACGTTTGCGAACTTATCTATGGAGAAATTGCGCGGATTTGTCAGAGACTGCAAGCAGTTTCAGTTCAACGTGCATGGAACACTGTCCATCGACAAAGCATTTGTAACAGGCGGAGGTGTATCCGTAAAAGAAATACACCCTAAACAAATGGCTTCCAAATTGATGAACGGTCTCTACTTTTGCGGAGAGATTCTTGATATTCATGGATATACCGGAGGATACAACATAACGTCTGCGCTTGTTACAGGCAGACTCGCAGGCAAAAATGCCGCAGAATATGTAAAGGAAGCGGCTATCTTATAG
- a CDS encoding rhodanese-like domain-containing protein — protein sequence MKEITTEELHKKLKSGETLNLVDVREDDEVEEGMIPEAKHIRMGEIPEKLDAFDKDNEYIIICRSGGRSGNVCAYLQDQGYNVTNMAGGMLDWKGDTKRKSELA from the coding sequence ATGAAAGAAATTACGACAGAAGAATTACATAAGAAACTTAAAAGCGGCGAAACATTGAATCTTGTAGATGTTCGCGAGGATGATGAAGTAGAAGAAGGCATGATACCAGAAGCGAAACACATTCGAATGGGAGAAATCCCAGAAAAACTCGATGCTTTTGATAAAGATAATGAATATATTATCATCTGCCGCTCAGGCGGACGCAGCGGAAATGTCTGCGCATACCTTCAGGACCAAGGATATAATGTCACAAATATGGCCGGCGGCATGCTTGACTGGAAAGGCGATACAAAACGCAAAAGTGAATTAGCTTAA
- a CDS encoding YusG family protein, with product MSEYHKLEVTERVIARLHGDFMELYIGKEYIGKLVITSEGREYELESGFVVEGDRFYRIYERNCELQQQYAEGYDMGWC from the coding sequence ATGTCTGAATATCACAAGCTTGAAGTAACGGAACGGGTGATTGCAAGGCTCCATGGGGATTTCATGGAATTGTACATTGGGAAGGAATATATCGGAAAGCTTGTCATAACTTCTGAGGGACGGGAATATGAATTAGAAAGCGGATTTGTTGTAGAAGGGGACAGGTTTTACCGGATTTATGAACGGAATTGTGAGCTTCAGCAGCAATATGCAGAAGGGTATGATATGGGATGGTGTTAA
- the pepV gene encoding dipeptidase PepV — MDWMQEVLSRKEDFIKDTQEFLRIKSLLDKKTVKAGSPFGKGINEALTHMLEKGEKDGFISKNLEGYAGHLEMGQGEDIVGILCHVDVVPEGDGWSSNPFGAEIRDGKIFARGAIDDKGPTMAAYYAMKIVKDLGLPLNKRVRMILGTDEESDWGCVDHYFKHEEMPALGFAPDADFPIINAEKGIIDAKLTYFFDKALSSKSGTKLLSFQSGRRFNMVPDHAEALIQSDDAQGLTEKYNKYLNQYDITGSASEENGVLTLKAEGVSAHGSLPHTGKNAGLLLSLFLADEELDHNGKRFIRQIVAFFSNDTSGEKLGIQCEDEVSGPLTVNLGIISYDSEKSGELGVNIRYPVTGDVERISEGLKSITEFQLASLSDSKPHYVDAEHELIQTLKKVYEEQTGERAELIAIGGGTYARSLKAGVAFGPMFPGRPDVAHQKDEYVIIDDLLKATAIYAQAIYELAK; from the coding sequence ATGGATTGGATGCAGGAAGTTTTAAGCAGGAAAGAAGATTTCATTAAAGACACTCAAGAATTTTTGCGCATTAAAAGCTTGCTTGATAAAAAAACAGTCAAGGCAGGCTCTCCATTTGGAAAAGGAATTAATGAAGCTCTGACTCACATGCTTGAAAAGGGAGAAAAAGACGGATTTATTTCAAAAAATCTCGAGGGCTATGCCGGTCACCTGGAAATGGGACAAGGGGAAGATATCGTCGGAATTCTGTGTCACGTTGATGTTGTGCCGGAGGGTGACGGCTGGAGCAGTAATCCTTTTGGGGCGGAAATAAGAGACGGAAAAATCTTTGCACGCGGAGCCATTGATGATAAGGGTCCTACAATGGCTGCATATTATGCAATGAAAATCGTAAAAGACCTCGGATTGCCATTGAACAAAAGAGTCCGCATGATTCTTGGAACAGATGAAGAAAGTGACTGGGGATGTGTGGACCACTATTTTAAACATGAAGAAATGCCTGCACTCGGTTTTGCACCTGATGCAGATTTTCCGATTATCAATGCTGAAAAAGGAATCATCGATGCAAAGCTTACATATTTCTTTGATAAAGCACTAAGCAGCAAAAGCGGGACAAAACTGCTTTCTTTTCAATCAGGAAGGCGCTTCAACATGGTTCCTGATCATGCTGAAGCTCTAATTCAGTCTGATGATGCACAGGGGCTTACAGAAAAATATAACAAATATTTAAACCAATATGATATAACAGGCAGTGCTTCTGAAGAAAATGGAGTGCTTACACTTAAAGCTGAGGGTGTTTCGGCACATGGAAGTTTGCCGCACACAGGCAAGAATGCCGGTCTGCTCCTTTCCCTTTTCCTTGCAGATGAAGAATTGGATCATAACGGGAAACGATTTATCAGACAAATTGTTGCCTTCTTCAGCAATGACACGAGCGGTGAGAAACTTGGCATTCAATGTGAAGATGAAGTGAGCGGCCCGCTTACTGTGAACCTTGGCATCATTTCTTATGATAGTGAAAAATCAGGAGAGCTTGGTGTGAATATCCGCTACCCTGTAACTGGTGATGTTGAGCGGATTTCCGAAGGATTGAAATCCATTACCGAATTTCAGTTAGCATCTCTAAGTGATTCAAAGCCTCATTATGTTGATGCAGAGCATGAATTAATTCAAACACTTAAAAAAGTGTATGAAGAACAAACAGGGGAGCGTGCTGAATTAATAGCTATAGGTGGCGGAACCTATGCACGTTCTCTGAAGGCTGGTGTGGCGTTTGGCCCGATGTTTCCGGGAAGACCTGATGTTGCTCATCAAAAAGATGAATATGTCATCATTGACGATTTGCTTAAAGCTACCGCCATTTATGCACAAGCCATTTATGAATTGGCAAAATAA
- a CDS encoding rRNA pseudouridine synthase, which yields MRIDKLLSNIGYGSRKEVKQLLKTGAVKADGVTIKDAKTHVDPAEQRITVHGETVDYKEHIYLMLNKPGGYLSATEDSVQETVIDLLEMEDAVYKPFPVGRLDKDTEGLLLLTNDGQLSHQLLSPKKHVPKTYYASILGKVTEEDAAAFKQGVELDDGYVTKPASLVILSADEQSEIHITITEGKFHQVKRMFEAVGKKVTYLKRISMGPLLLDESLELGEYRELTEEEVEALQYAKAVEL from the coding sequence ATGAGAATAGATAAATTATTATCAAACATTGGCTATGGCAGCCGAAAAGAAGTAAAACAGCTTTTAAAGACAGGTGCCGTAAAAGCGGATGGAGTCACTATTAAAGATGCCAAGACACATGTTGATCCTGCTGAACAAAGGATAACCGTGCATGGGGAGACGGTGGATTATAAGGAGCATATTTATTTAATGCTGAATAAACCAGGGGGCTATCTCTCGGCCACAGAGGATTCTGTGCAGGAAACCGTTATTGACTTGCTGGAAATGGAAGACGCCGTTTACAAGCCGTTTCCTGTTGGGCGTCTTGATAAAGATACAGAGGGGCTTCTTCTGCTTACAAATGATGGCCAGCTGTCACATCAGCTGCTGTCTCCTAAAAAGCATGTACCGAAAACGTATTATGCATCAATCCTTGGAAAAGTAACTGAGGAGGACGCTGCGGCTTTTAAACAAGGTGTAGAGCTTGATGATGGATATGTTACAAAGCCGGCATCTCTTGTGATTCTTTCTGCAGACGAGCAGTCGGAAATTCACATTACCATCACAGAAGGCAAGTTTCATCAGGTGAAACGAATGTTTGAGGCTGTCGGGAAAAAAGTAACCTATTTAAAAAGAATCAGCATGGGCCCGCTATTGCTTGATGAAAGCCTGGAGTTAGGCGAGTACCGCGAGCTTACAGAAGAAGAAGTGGAAGCATTGCAGTATGCTAAAGCGGTTGAATTATAA
- a CDS encoding DUF4257 domain-containing protein has product MLQTVVVASLIGGLMGLLGHVKKKGRIEKPRMTKRFIYLGFWEDIAMGITASILLVLSTEPSSSFQLVVLSIIAGYSGEAVLRSFDFVRQQQDNTVQPEKDNERQAK; this is encoded by the coding sequence ATGCTGCAGACAGTAGTTGTGGCGTCATTGATTGGGGGGTTAATGGGTTTACTTGGACATGTCAAAAAGAAAGGAAGGATCGAAAAACCAAGAATGACAAAACGATTTATCTACTTAGGATTCTGGGAAGATATCGCAATGGGGATAACAGCTTCTATCCTGCTTGTTTTATCGACAGAACCCTCATCCTCATTTCAGCTTGTCGTGCTTTCTATTATCGCTGGTTACAGCGGGGAAGCGGTATTAAGGAGTTTTGACTTTGTCAGACAGCAGCAGGACAACACAGTACAGCCAGAAAAAGACAATGAGCGTCAAGCAAAATAA
- a CDS encoding sporulation protein Cse60: MYKVAVFDKEHEKDLESEINHFLKSISDEQLVDIKYNVAAACNEDGEQLYCFSALVLYRT, encoded by the coding sequence ATGTACAAGGTAGCCGTTTTTGATAAGGAGCATGAAAAAGATCTGGAAAGTGAAATCAACCACTTTTTAAAATCCATTTCAGACGAACAGCTTGTGGATATAAAGTACAACGTGGCAGCTGCCTGCAATGAAGATGGCGAGCAGCTTTATTGTTTTTCAGCGCTAGTCTTATACAGAACCTGA
- a CDS encoding polysaccharide biosynthesis protein, which translates to MSNKLLRGTLVLTLGTYISRILGMIYVIPFFALIGEDGGALYQYGYAQYAVFLGIATMGFPQAVSKFVSKYNSIGDYATSRKMFRVGIFVMFGTGFIAFAILYFLAPFFAESALGQQELGNTTVDDVVLVIRMVSLALIVVPIMSLIRGFFQGHQSMGPTAVSQVIEQIVRIAFLLIAAYLVLKVFNGSLVTAVGFATFAAFVGAIGGLLVLFIYWQRRKHTLEAMRENLVPVSDITTGGMFKELFSYAGPFVFVGLAIPLYGYVDTNTFNRAMTSAGFADISANIFSIVTLYLPKLVMIPVSLATAFGLTLVPTITKSFVDKNMPLLTRQIDQAFQIIIFLVLPAVVGLAVLAEPAYMLFYNDNPAGAELLRWFAPVAILFSFFTVTAAVLQGINKQKLAVISLALGLIIKMAVNAPLIVMFQGLGSIMATALGFGASIIYSFAMIHRHAKYSFRLLFKRTVFIGILTAFMAMIVSVSQSVLSIFIDYSDGKIPSTIILIISIGLGAGAYLYIAYRSHLLEKLFGNRFSFLNRKRKAAE; encoded by the coding sequence ATGTCGAATAAATTGTTAAGAGGGACGTTAGTATTAACGCTAGGCACATATATTTCTAGAATATTAGGGATGATTTATGTCATTCCATTCTTTGCCCTGATCGGTGAAGACGGGGGGGCACTTTATCAGTATGGATATGCCCAATATGCGGTATTTCTGGGGATTGCCACAATGGGGTTTCCTCAGGCGGTTTCAAAATTTGTATCAAAATATAATTCCATCGGTGATTATGCAACGAGCAGGAAAATGTTCAGAGTCGGTATATTCGTCATGTTTGGAACTGGTTTTATAGCGTTTGCCATTCTTTATTTCTTGGCTCCTTTTTTTGCTGAAAGTGCATTGGGACAACAAGAACTTGGAAATACTACGGTTGATGACGTGGTTTTAGTTATTCGGATGGTCAGTCTTGCTTTGATTGTTGTTCCAATCATGAGCTTAATACGCGGTTTTTTCCAAGGCCATCAGTCAATGGGGCCTACTGCTGTTTCTCAGGTGATTGAACAAATAGTCAGAATTGCTTTTTTGCTGATAGCCGCTTATCTCGTATTGAAGGTTTTTAATGGAAGTCTTGTAACGGCAGTAGGGTTTGCAACGTTTGCCGCCTTTGTCGGGGCAATAGGTGGATTGCTTGTCCTTTTCATTTACTGGCAAAGACGAAAGCATACGCTTGAAGCTATGAGAGAGAATCTGGTGCCTGTCAGTGATATTACAACAGGCGGAATGTTCAAAGAGCTTTTCTCGTATGCAGGTCCATTCGTATTCGTTGGATTAGCGATTCCATTATACGGTTATGTAGACACAAATACTTTTAATAGAGCCATGACATCAGCCGGTTTTGCAGATATTTCGGCGAATATCTTCTCAATTGTCACGTTATATCTGCCAAAGCTTGTCATGATTCCAGTATCACTGGCAACGGCGTTTGGTTTAACACTTGTACCTACTATTACTAAGTCATTCGTAGATAAAAACATGCCGTTGTTGACCCGGCAGATCGATCAGGCATTTCAGATTATCATTTTCTTAGTATTGCCTGCTGTTGTAGGACTGGCTGTGCTTGCAGAACCTGCATATATGCTTTTTTACAACGATAACCCTGCAGGTGCAGAGCTGTTAAGATGGTTTGCGCCAGTCGCGATTCTGTTTTCATTCTTCACGGTGACTGCAGCTGTTTTACAAGGAATCAACAAACAAAAGCTTGCTGTTATCTCACTGGCCTTAGGATTAATCATTAAGATGGCTGTTAACGCGCCTTTGATTGTGATGTTTCAGGGACTTGGCTCGATCATGGCCACTGCCCTTGGCTTTGGAGCTTCAATCATTTACAGCTTTGCCATGATTCACCGTCATGCCAAGTATTCCTTCAGGCTTCTTTTTAAAAGAACCGTTTTCATTGGAATACTGACAGCCTTTATGGCAATGATCGTTTCTGTGTCGCAGTCCGTGTTGTCTATTTTTATTGATTATTCAGATGGGAAGATTCCGTCAACGATTATTTTAATCATATCGATAGGTCTTGGAGCAGGTGCTTATTTATACATTGCCTACCGGTCTCATTTGCTTGAAAAGCTGTTCGGAAATCGTTTTTCATTTTTAAATCGAAAGAGGAAGGCTGCTGAATAA